The Deltaproteobacteria bacterium genome includes the window TTTCGCCCGCCTCCATGAGCTCCGAGCAGATTTTCGGGGTGCCAAGAACCCCGCCGATGGCCTTTAAAAAATCGCCCCACACCGGAAGCATGAAATGGAACCGGTCCCCCAGGCCGCGAAGGTAGATGCCCTTTTTGCGGTAAAGTACTGCGGCCAAAAGCGGAATGTCGAAAACCCCGTAGATGGTGTGGTTGCCCACGAAAAGATAGGGGCCGCCTCCTTCGGGTATGTTCTGAAGACCGTATGTGACCGGGGAAAAATACTTCCGCAGGGGCGTGGTGAGTAGCCACACGGTGTTGGGGGAAGCCCGTACGTAGTCGTGTTTTTTCATGATGGGCCGGAATGTTCATGGAGGGTGAGCGGGAGCGGATTATCCGTCTGGTTTCAGGGGAAATTTCCGCTCCCGGTTCGGATCGGGATGATGGTCAGTGGGGCTGGTTTACGGCTTTGTGCTTGGCCTCCATCCGGGCCTGGGCTTTTTCGGCGTTCAATTTCACCGGGCCCTGCTTGAAAAGCACCCCTTCCAGCCAGTCAAAGCCGAATTTCATGAGGGCTGTGTCGTCGTTGCGCATGGCCTCCACAAGGGCCGCATCCACCTCGTAAACAGACAAGAACGAGCTGTCGAAAACGAAGCTGCGGAAGCGGTCCAGGTCGTAGCTTCCCAGGAAGAACATCTTCTTGGCCTCGGAGGTGAGCTTTATCATGTCGGGAAAGGAGCGCTTGCGCACCACCAGGTTGGCCCAGCCCGCGTTCATGTCGTCGTAGATGTCAACGCCCTGGTCCTTGCGCCATTCGCCCACGCTCCAGTTTTTTTCCCGGGCAAAGCCCTTGCAGTGGGGCTCCCTTACCAGAAAATAAAAGCGCTGGTTCTGATCGGCTTCCTTGGGGCGAAGGGTGCCGTGGCCGATGGGGTAGTAGCGGCAGGCGGCGGGCCTGTCCTCGTAGACCAGGCAGCCGTCCTCGCGCACAAAGGGGCAGGTGCGCTCGGCGTCGTCCATCATGCGCAGCACGGGCACCGGCAGATCGGTCTTTTCCAGAAGCTCCGGCA containing:
- a CDS encoding YkgJ family cysteine cluster protein gives rise to the protein MEQIKNQAQIDPVQLSDESRFDFLCDSKNDCFTRCCRGLTIVLTPYDILRLKKRLGLSSGEFLSLYSVPELLEKTDLPVPVLRMMDDAERTCPFVREDGCLVYEDRPAACRYYPIGHGTLRPKEADQNQRFYFLVREPHCKGFAREKNWSVGEWRKDQGVDIYDDMNAGWANLVVRKRSFPDMIKLTSEAKKMFFLGSYDLDRFRSFVFDSSFLSVYEVDAALVEAMRNDDTALMKFGFDWLEGVLFKQGPVKLNAEKAQARMEAKHKAVNQPH